From the Chitinispirillales bacterium genome, the window TATGTTTTTACCGATTAGAAGTATAGTAAAAATAAAATGTAAGAGGTTCGGATTTTCCGGCAACTTACAAGTGGGATATTTTATGAATTTACTTCAAAAGTAAGGTGGAAAATCAAATGAATATTTTATCGGTTGGCGTCAACACATACTCTAAAACGTACAGTCAGACGAATACGGATAAAACCGCCAAATCTGAGGCGAGTGCGGCAAGCGCAGATACAAAACAAAGTATTGACATATCCGTGCTCGGCAAATTGAAATCGACATTTTCCAACGTGAATTTTGTAACCGGTAAAGACCCGTTTAGCGCAGAAAATATAAAAAATAACGGCAAAAACACAGTTTATCTGGATGACGCGGCTCTGCGTAAAATTGAAACGGATCCTCGATATGCCGCCCGCGTCTTTGCCGAAATAGAGGCGTCTTTGAATATTTACGGCAAAGGTTTCTCTTATAGTGACGGCGACACAATAGCAACGCTTAGCCCGGGAGCGACAAACTTGTCGTTCTACGGAGAAACTGAGAACGTAAAATGTGTGGCTACTATGATTAAGTATAATGTCGGCAATTCCAACGATAAGCAAAATTCACTGTTTTCGTTTAAGGAGAGCGAGAAAAAAACAGTAAACCGCGGAATAATCGAAATATCAAACAACAGTCTTAAGAAATGGTTTGACGTTTTCAACGTTGCCGAAGATCAAAGACGGTATTATGATTTTGATACCGCATGGAGCAAACTTCAAGCGTCGGCAAGTTGATGCAAAACACAAAAAAATAAAATTGGAAAAAGCGATAACCCTGTTACAACAATAATGGGAATCGAATTCTTATTTTGTTCCTATTCTAAAAATTTATCCCAGAAACCCAAAGCAGAAATTAAAAACAAAATATCCAATAAAAATGCAAGTAAAAAACCAAATATATAAAAACCGGCAAGAAAATCAGAAATGTTTACACATAATTGATTGTTTCTTTTTTTCCTATATATCCCAGAAATAAAACAAGAAAAAGCAATAATATTGCTACACCAATAAATAATTCGCTCTTTCCGCAAGGAGAATTAGAAAGGAGCCAAACTATTACATACATCATAAAAAAAATCGGGATAAGCCCTGCAACGGTTCCCATAAAGAAATATGAGAATTTGATTTTTTTTATTTGAAAAAAATCCTTGTTTTTTTTGTACCATTCTATTCCCGCCTTTATTTGGTCTTTTGGGTCATCGCCATAGGGGTGTTTGAAAAATAATTTATGCTTAACTAATCTTGAACCAAAAATAAATTCAAAACGTTTTGCCGCCCGTTTTTAAATTTTCTGATAATACTTTCTGGAATTTATTATATTACCGTTGAGTGAAACGATATTGAGATAAAATACGGGAGATGTCATTGCCCAAACCAATAAATAAAAATGCGGCGGTAACGTGAAAGCGAAACCTCTTGTCGGGTATTACGGTTTATGGGTAGTTTTAACTTACCTCAGCGCCGTTGTTGCGATGCTCGGCATTCACTTTGCGCTTGTTGACGATATACGCCGCGCCCTTATATGTCTTATGATTTGCGGAGTATGCGACATGTTCGACGGACGCATAGCAAGCCTCTTCAAAAAGCGAACCATACGCCAGAGACATTACGGAATACAGATAGATTCCTTATCCGACATAATCGCTTTCGGCGTACTTCCGCTTGCTATAGGATACGGAGAACAATATTGTACGGTCGATAAACTTGTTTCTTTGGGATGGTTTGACACGGCTGTTTTTGCAATATATCTTTTGGCGGCGCTCATTAGATTGGCATACTATAATGTAATAGAGGGCGAACTTTGCAAACAGAACAAAAAGCGTACATACTACGAGGGTTTCCCGGTAACGGGCGTCGCCGTAATTATTCCGCTTGCGTATGCACTCTGCCATATATACGGAAGAAATGTTTACAGCATCTATAACATACTGCTTTTGTTTTTATCTGTTGCTTTCACGCTGAGAATACGGTTGCCTAAACCAAGCGTTCGCACTCAAATTATAATTTTCTGCATCGGTCTGCCCATCATAATATATCTGTTTATACTGTGTACGGTTTAACGTATTAGTATGCGCAGCTTTAAAACTGTCGAAATATCGTGCAGGGATAATCTTTTTATCTCGTTTTTGTACAATACGGCGGCAGGACGGCTCTTTTTACGCCTGCTCGTTACCGCAACCGTTTCAAAAACCGCAGGACTTTTTATGAACAGCCGGATTTCCAAAGTCTTGATAAAAAGTTTCATTCGACGCCGCAATATTGATATGAGTCGATACGAAGATGTCGGGTATTCGTCGTTTAATGATTTCTTCACCCGACAAGTTAAACCCGAGTGCAGAAACTTTCCCGATGCGGCAAACGACCTTGCAACAGACGACCTTGCCGCCGCCTGTGACGGAAAACTTACCGCATACACAATAACATCCAAAAGTGTTTTTACAATAAAAGGCTGTTTATACGACATCGGCGAACTGCTTGCCGACAAAGCGCTTGCCGACGAATTTAAAGGCGGCGTGTGTCTCGTCTTCAGACTGACTCCCGACG encodes:
- a CDS encoding phosphatidylserine decarboxylase, which gives rise to MRSFKTVEISCRDNLFISFLYNTAAGRLFLRLLVTATVSKTAGLFMNSRISKVLIKSFIRRRNIDMSRYEDVGYSSFNDFFTRQVKPECRNFPDAANDLATDDLAAACDGKLTAYTITSKSVFTIKGCLYDIGELLADKALADEFKGGVCLVFRLTPDDYHRYSFIDDGEIESYKKINGVLHTVRPIASKRYDIYVQNYRECTVMNTKRFGKLVQIEVGALFVGRIRNLRRQQKDVFKCGQEKGMFEFGGSTIVMLFQKGAVAIDDAIYENTDQNKETVVKMGDIIGEKFSGQTERKFE
- a CDS encoding CDP-alcohol phosphatidyltransferase family protein encodes the protein MKAKPLVGYYGLWVVLTYLSAVVAMLGIHFALVDDIRRALICLMICGVCDMFDGRIASLFKKRTIRQRHYGIQIDSLSDIIAFGVLPLAIGYGEQYCTVDKLVSLGWFDTAVFAIYLLAALIRLAYYNVIEGELCKQNKKRTYYEGFPVTGVAVIIPLAYALCHIYGRNVYSIYNILLLFLSVAFTLRIRLPKPSVRTQIIIFCIGLPIIIYLFILCTV